From Oncorhynchus clarkii lewisi isolate Uvic-CL-2024 chromosome 26, UVic_Ocla_1.0, whole genome shotgun sequence, the proteins below share one genomic window:
- the LOC139384907 gene encoding zinc finger protein 507-like: protein MEDSSGVAILLPLSRGQQETVFIPERVETPPGTLMEPRDDDQRQQQAADSLIEVIEKLSKIVEKRPRRCTLAGKKRALMSCASIRVPEIREGSGGSSPCKRVWEVEEEVKEEEIKPDNSAPAGSSRTITCYQCSLCRFLSPTLSLLKEHLRQHDEQHSDLILMCSECRFTSSHQEELEAHVRLHFDRSNSNKNPVSSQQARDGNEDLGMGGSVEDVVFKTAMDCAEEIPAKKKWYSYEESGMYRCLICSYVCGQQRMLKTHAWKHAGLVDCSYPIFEDEAVAPSRQEAPAPPVAPPAEEAIVVLTPVPENSQNLNKMSTFQIDLCAPVAECRNEARTEPITEERLSKDSEPMLEVQVTTETEVELVQDCHQITSTTDSLLSSAQKIISCSPNSAGHVNVIVERLPCAEEPVVTQPLLPSPEVGRDESLLAAEEAGHVENQPMLAYKDEQQEVVICWSNSERQQTTTDPPRDENAPPARRRTHSESLRLHSLAAEALVAMPMRTAEHIRSIVGQCSQSPDTGQRLLEMTTAAAVSADRAPAAVEELAGVGSVGSALVDLELQGSREYGLAEGPTKAGISLSLLTVIERLKERSDQNASDEDILKELQDNAQSQHAGEVSACGGGDPGNPGGGLVDYIPGSERPYRCRLCRYSSGNKGYIKQHLRVHRQRQPYQCPICEHIALDSKDLEGHMINHCKTRVYHCKQCTEAFYYKSQLRNHVRDQHGLGDTNATLTPVTETTATMEESEKMTNDDSISSQKVYRCDVCDYSSSTYVGVRNHRRIHNSDKPYRCCSCDFATTNMNSLKSHMRRHPQEHQAVQLLEQYRCSLCGYVCSHPPSLKSHMWKHAGDQNYNYEQVNKAINEAISQSVRSPSAPQKVSAVGEAVAEQSGVVHCGKKERVFVDPAPLAEVPVDSVFGGGSGPTTELIQWSSREQAPQSDNPQHSPQGKEGVQSRAGMEYCVLLFCCCICGFESTSKERLMEHMKEHEGDIISIILNKEQQGAAQPAEGSTAQ, encoded by the exons ATGGAGGACAGCAGTGGAGTTGCCatcctgctccccctctctagAGGCCAACAGGAGACTGTCTTCATCCCTGAAAGGGTGGAAACGCCTCCAGGTACCCTGATGGAGCCTAGGGATGATGACCAGAGGCAGCAGCAGGCCGCAGACTCCCTCATCGAGGTGATCGAGAAGCTCAGCAAGATCGTGGAGAAGCGCCCACGTCGATGTACCCTGGCTGGGAAGAAGAGAGCCCTCATGTCCTGTGCCTCCATCAGAGTCCCAGAGATCAGGGAGGGCAGTGGTGGATCCTCCCCCTGCAAGAGAGTctgggaggtggaggaagaggtgaaagaggaggagatcaAGCCAGACAACAGTGCCCCTGCTGGCAGCAGTAGGACCATCACCTGTTACCAGTGCAGCCTGTGTCGGTTCCTGTCCCCGACCTTGAGCCTGCTGAAGGAGCACCTGCGGCAGCACGATGAGCAGCACAGTGACCTCATCCTCATGTGTTCTGAGTGTCGCTTCACCTCCAGCCACCAGGAGGAGCTAGAGGCCCATGTCAGGCTCCACTTTGACCGTAGCAACTCCAACAAGAACCCTGTATCCAGCCAGCAGGCCAGAGATGGGAATGAGGACTTGGGGATGGGGGGTAGTGTGGAGGACGTTGTGTTCAAAACAGCCATGGACTGTGCTGAGGAGATCCCTGCTAAGAAGAAGTGGTACAGCTATGAGGAGTCTGGGATGTACCGCTGCCTGATCTGCAGCTATGTGTGTGGACAGCAGCGAATGCTAAAGACTCATGCATGGAAGCACGCAGGTCTGGTGGACTGCTCTTACCCGATCTTTGAGGACGAGGCAGTGGCACCTTCCAGACAAGAAGCACCAGCACCTCCTGTAGCTCCTCCTGCAGAGGAAGCCATTGTGGTCCTCACCCCGGTCCCAGAGAACTCCCAGAACCTCAACAAGATGTCCACCTTCCAGATTGACCTCTGTGCCCCTGTGGCGGAGTGTAGGAATGAGGCCAGGACAGAGCCAATCACAGAGGAGAGGCTATCTAAAGACTCAGAGCCTATGTTGGAGGTACAGGTGACCACAGAGACGGAGGTGGAACTTGTGCAGGACTGTCATCAAATTACAAGCACAACAGACAGCCTCCTGTCATCAGCCCAGAAGATCATCAGCTGCAGTCCCAACAGTGCCGGCCATGTCAACGTCATAGTGGAGCGACTGCCGTGTGCAGAGGAACCCGTGGTCACCCAGCCCCTCCTCCCCAGCCCAGAGGTGGGCAGAGACGAGAGCCTGCTGGCTGCAGAGGAGGCGGGCCATGTGGAGAACCAGCCAATGCTTGCTTACAAGGACGAGCAGCAGGAGGTGGTGATTTGCTGGAGCAACAGTGAGAGGCAGCAGACCACCACGGACCCTCCACGTGACGAGAATGCTCCCCCAGCCCGCAGGAGGACCCACTCTGAGTCTCTAAGGCTACACTCCCTGGCTGCTGAAGCTCTGGTGGCCATGCCCATGAGGACCGCGGAGCACATCAGGAGCATCGTGGGTCAATGCTCCCAGAGCCCTGACACGGGCCAGAGGCTCCTGGAGATGACCACGGCTGCAGCAGTTTCAGCCGATAGAGCCCCTGCAGCGGTAGAGGAGCTGGCAGGAGTGGGCAGTGTGGGGTCAGCCCTGGTAGACCTGGAGCTACAGGGGTCCAGAGAGTACGGGCTGGCTGAGGGCCCCACCAAGGCTGGCATCAGCCTGTCCCTGCTGACGGTCATAGAGAGGCTGAAGGAGCGCTCGGACCAGAACGCCTCAGATGAGGACATCCTGAAGGAGCTCCAGGACAACGCCCAGAGCCAGCACGCCGGGGAGGTCAGCGCCTGTGGAGGGGGGGACCCAGGTAACCCTGGTGGGGGTCTGGTGGACTACATCCCTGGCAGCGAGAGGCCCTACCGCTGTCGCCTGTGTCGCTACAGCAGTGGGAACAAGGGCTACATCAAGCAGCACCTGCGAGTACACCGCCAGAGACAGCCCTACCAGTGTCCCATCTGTGAACACATTGCCCTGGACAGCAAAGATCTAGAGGGCCACATGATCAACCACTGCAAGACCAGGGTGTACCACTGCAAGCAGTGTACTGAGGCCTTCTATTACAAA AGTCAGCTGAGAAACCACGTTAGAGACCAGCACGGTTTGGGCGACACCAACGCAACACTAACCCCTGTCACTGAAACCACGGCAACCATGGAGGAATCTGAAAAGATGACAAATGACG ATTCCATCAGTTCGCAGAAGGTGTACagatgtgatgtgtgtgattACAGCAGCTCCACGTACGTTGGAGTTCGGAACCACCGGAGGATCCATAACTCTGACAAGCCTTACAG GTGCTGCAGCTGTGACTTTGCCACGACCAACATGAACAGCCTGAAGAGCCACATGAGGAGACATCCCCAGGAGCACCAGGCTGTCCAGCTACTGGAGCAGTACAG GTGTTCACTGTGTGGCTATGTGTGCAGTCACCCTCCGTCCCTCAAGTCTCACATGTGGAAGCACGCTGGCGATCAGAACTACAACTACGAGCAGGTGAACAAGGCCATCAACGAGGCCATCTCCCAGAGCGTCCG TTCCCCCAGTGCCCCGCAGAAAGTTTCAGCAGTAGGGGAGGCAGTGGCAGAGCAGTCTGGTGTGGTGCATTGTGGGAAGAAGGAGAGGGTCTTTGTGGACCCAGCCCCACTAGCAGAGGTTCCTGTGGACAGTGTGTTTGGCGGTGGCTCAGGGCCAACAACAGAGCTCATCCAGTGGTCCTCCAGAGAGCAGGCCCCACAGAGCGACAACCCCCAGCACAGCCCCCAAGGGAAGGAGGGGGTCCAGTCCCGGGCCGGCATGGAGTATTGTGTGCTGCTGTTCTGCTGCTGTATCTGTGGCTTTGAGTCTACCAgcaaggagagactgatggagcaCATGAAGGAACATGAGGGAGACATCATCAGCATCATCCTGAACAAGGAGCAGCAGGGAGCAGCCCAACCAGCAGAGGGCAGCACAGCACAGTGA